In Psychrobacter sp. JCM 18902, a single window of DNA contains:
- a CDS encoding YbeD family protein, producing MTNLTPNQGVITGKRTDIQNPELWDFPMNYPLSIIGHEGERENLLNEVKLILGSQFPDFDLASIEVKPSKTGRFHSARVNLYLTAADQVNVLYASLDAAKTVRLVV from the coding sequence ATGACCAACCTAACGCCCAATCAAGGTGTGATCACAGGCAAAAGGACGGATATTCAAAATCCTGAGCTCTGGGACTTTCCAATGAACTATCCACTTAGCATCATTGGTCATGAAGGCGAGCGTGAGAACTTACTCAACGAAGTGAAGCTTATTTTGGGCAGTCAGTTCCCTGATTTTGATTTGGCCTCGATAGAAGTGAAACCGTCTAAAACGGGTCGCTTCCATTCAGCACGGGTCAATCTATATCTTACAGCAGCCGATCAGGTCAATGTACTGTATGCCTCACTCGACGCTGCAAAAACAGTTCGTTTGGTCGTATAA
- the nrdA gene encoding class 1a ribonucleoside-diphosphate reductase subunit alpha, which translates to MTHIDKIKVTKRDGRLELIDLDKIHKVIEWAAHNLDNVSVSQVELKSHIQFYEGIKTRDIHETIIKSAADLISEDTPDYQYLAARLAIFHLRKIAYNKFTPPHLYDHVKKLTDAGKYDQHILADYSRAEFDELEEYLDHWRDMNLAYAAVEQMAGKYLVQDRVNKTVFESPQFLYMLVGMCLFSRYDKSDRLDYVKRFYDATSQFKISLPTPIMAGVRTPSRQFSSCVLIECGDSLDSINATTSAIVRYVSQRAGIGINAGRIRALGSPIRGGEAQHTGCIPFYKLFQTAVKCCSQGGVRGGAATLFYPLWHLEVESLLVLKNNRGVEDNRVRHMDYGVQLNKTMYTRLIKGQDISLFSPGDTPGLYDAFFEDQDKFEELYTKYENDPSIRSRQIPAADLFSLMMQERASTGRIYIQNVDHCNTHSPFDASVAPIRQSNLCMEIALPTKPLDNINDEEGEIALCTLSAVNLGKVDNVSDIEEPAELIVRALDALLDYQDYPVKAAQNGSMRRRTLGVGVINYAYYLAKNGVRYSDGSAHGLTHQTFEALQFYLLKASNRLAKEQGACPAFNETTYSQGILPIDTYKKDLDQICQEPLHLDWETLRTEITTHGLRNSTLTALMPSETSSQIANATNGIEPPRGLVSIKASKDGILKQVVPEIATLKDQYELLWQMPNNDGYLKLVAIMQKFVDQSISANTNYDPVRYEGGRVPMKILLKDLLNAYKLGVKTLYYHNTRDGANDAQADMEDDCAGGACKI; encoded by the coding sequence ATGACACACATCGACAAAATCAAAGTGACCAAACGTGACGGACGATTAGAGCTTATTGATTTGGATAAAATTCATAAGGTAATCGAGTGGGCAGCTCACAATTTGGATAATGTGTCTGTGTCGCAAGTTGAGCTAAAGTCACACATTCAGTTTTATGAAGGTATCAAGACTCGCGATATTCACGAGACCATCATCAAGTCAGCAGCAGATCTTATTTCTGAAGATACGCCTGATTATCAGTATTTGGCTGCGCGTTTGGCGATTTTCCATCTGCGTAAAATTGCTTACAATAAATTCACCCCGCCGCATCTTTATGATCATGTCAAAAAACTGACCGACGCTGGTAAATATGATCAGCATATCCTAGCTGACTACAGCCGTGCTGAATTTGACGAGCTAGAAGAGTATCTTGATCACTGGCGCGATATGAACCTTGCTTATGCCGCTGTTGAACAAATGGCAGGTAAATACCTCGTCCAAGACCGTGTTAACAAGACCGTCTTTGAAAGCCCGCAGTTCTTGTACATGCTGGTTGGTATGTGTTTGTTTAGCCGTTATGACAAGTCAGACCGTTTGGACTACGTAAAGCGTTTTTACGATGCGACGTCGCAATTCAAAATCTCGCTACCAACACCTATTATGGCAGGCGTGCGTACCCCATCGCGTCAGTTTAGCTCATGCGTATTGATCGAATGTGGTGATAGCCTAGACTCGATCAACGCGACCACCAGCGCCATCGTACGCTATGTGTCACAGCGTGCTGGTATTGGTATCAACGCGGGTCGTATCCGCGCCCTTGGCAGCCCTATCCGTGGCGGCGAAGCGCAGCACACTGGTTGTATTCCATTCTACAAACTGTTCCAAACTGCTGTTAAATGCTGCTCACAAGGCGGCGTCCGTGGCGGTGCTGCGACATTGTTCTACCCACTATGGCATTTAGAAGTTGAGTCATTACTGGTACTCAAAAACAACCGCGGTGTCGAAGACAACCGTGTCCGTCATATGGATTATGGCGTACAGTTAAACAAAACCATGTACACTCGCCTGATCAAAGGTCAAGACATCTCGTTATTTTCTCCAGGTGATACGCCCGGCTTGTATGATGCATTCTTTGAAGATCAAGACAAGTTCGAAGAATTGTATACCAAGTACGAAAATGACCCAAGCATTCGTAGCCGTCAGATCCCAGCAGCAGACTTGTTCAGCCTAATGATGCAAGAGCGCGCCAGTACGGGTCGTATCTATATCCAAAACGTCGATCATTGCAACACCCATAGCCCATTTGACGCGAGCGTTGCGCCGATTCGTCAGTCAAACCTATGTATGGAAATCGCCCTACCGACCAAGCCACTTGATAATATCAATGACGAAGAAGGCGAAATCGCCCTTTGTACGTTATCAGCAGTCAACTTGGGTAAAGTCGACAACGTCAGCGATATCGAAGAGCCAGCCGAGCTAATCGTCCGTGCGCTTGATGCCCTGCTCGACTATCAAGACTATCCAGTCAAAGCAGCTCAAAACGGCAGTATGCGTCGTCGTACGCTAGGTGTTGGCGTGATTAACTATGCGTATTACTTAGCGAAGAATGGCGTGCGTTATTCAGATGGCAGCGCGCATGGTCTAACCCATCAAACCTTTGAAGCATTGCAATTCTATCTCTTGAAAGCCTCAAACAGATTGGCAAAAGAGCAAGGCGCGTGCCCTGCCTTTAACGAGACAACTTACTCGCAAGGTATCTTGCCGATTGATACCTATAAAAAAGACTTGGATCAAATCTGCCAAGAGCCGCTACATCTCGATTGGGAAACGCTACGTACTGAAATCACCACTCACGGTCTGCGCAACTCTACCCTAACCGCCTTGATGCCGTCTGAAACTTCTAGTCAGATTGCCAACGCGACCAACGGTATCGAGCCACCACGCGGTCTGGTGTCTATCAAAGCGTCAAAAGATGGCATCTTAAAGCAAGTCGTGCCTGAGATTGCTACGCTAAAAGATCAGTACGAGCTACTATGGCAAATGCCGAACAATGATGGTTACCTAAAGCTGGTCGCTATCATGCAGAAGTTCGTCGATCAAAGTATCTCTGCCAATACCAACTACGATCCGGTTCGTTATGAAGGGGGTCGTGTACCAATGAAGATATTGCTAAAAGATCTGCTAAACGCGTATAAGCTTGGTGTGAAGACGTTGTATTATCATAACACTCGTGATGGTGCGAACGATGCGCAAGCGGATATGGAAGATGATTGTGCTGGCGGTGCATGTAAGATCTAG
- the nrdB gene encoding class Ia ribonucleoside-diphosphate reductase subunit beta, translating to MTYSIFSQTPNNALTEPMFFGNPVNVARYDQQKHPIFEQLIEKQLSFFWRPEEVDVSRDRMDYGNLSSHEQHIFISNLKYQTLLDSIQGRSPNVVLLPLVSIPELETWIETWTFSETIHSRSYTHIIRNIINDPAIVFDDIMQNDHILERAADIAKYYDDLYYNSSLYNLYGAGTHTINGKQITVDLKSLKKQLYLCLMAVNVLEAIRFYVSFACSFAFAERKLMEGNAKIIKLIARDEALHLTGTQHILNLMRIGRDDPEMVDIAKECYEESIEIFRKAAEQEKEWAGYLFKDGSMIGLNKDILCQYIEYITNLRMEAVGLPVAFPNSKSNPIPWINTWLSSDNVQVAPQETEISSYLVGQIDSDLSDSDFDDFEL from the coding sequence ATGACTTATTCGATTTTTTCCCAAACGCCAAACAATGCGCTAACAGAGCCGATGTTTTTTGGTAATCCGGTCAACGTGGCGCGCTATGACCAACAAAAGCACCCTATCTTTGAGCAATTGATCGAAAAGCAGTTGTCGTTCTTTTGGCGTCCAGAAGAAGTCGATGTGTCACGTGATCGTATGGACTACGGCAATCTATCGTCACATGAGCAGCATATCTTTATCAGTAACCTAAAGTATCAAACGCTACTCGACTCTATCCAAGGTCGTAGCCCAAACGTCGTGCTATTACCACTGGTATCGATTCCTGAGCTTGAGACATGGATTGAGACGTGGACGTTTTCTGAGACCATTCACTCGCGCAGCTATACCCATATCATTCGTAATATTATCAATGACCCTGCTATCGTCTTTGATGACATCATGCAAAACGATCATATCCTAGAGCGCGCCGCAGACATCGCCAAGTACTACGATGACTTGTATTATAACTCATCGCTATACAACCTATACGGTGCAGGCACGCACACGATCAATGGTAAGCAAATTACCGTCGATTTAAAATCGCTGAAAAAGCAGCTTTACTTGTGCTTGATGGCAGTCAACGTCTTAGAAGCCATTCGCTTTTATGTGTCATTCGCTTGCTCGTTTGCCTTTGCCGAGCGTAAGTTAATGGAAGGTAATGCCAAGATTATTAAATTGATTGCTCGTGATGAGGCGCTACATTTAACGGGCACGCAGCATATTCTTAACCTCATGCGCATCGGTCGTGATGATCCTGAGATGGTCGACATTGCCAAAGAGTGCTATGAAGAAAGCATCGAGATATTTCGTAAAGCGGCTGAGCAAGAAAAAGAATGGGCAGGCTATCTGTTCAAAGACGGCTCAATGATTGGTCTCAATAAAGACATTCTGTGCCAATATATCGAATATATCACCAATTTACGTATGGAAGCGGTTGGCTTACCAGTCGCATTCCCGAACTCTAAATCAAACCCAATCCCGTGGATTAACACATGGTTGTCATCTGACAACGTACAAGTTGCCCCGCAAGAGACGGAAATCAGCTCATACTTGGTAGGTCAGATTGACTCAGATTTATCAGACAGCGATTTTGATGATTTTGAACTTTAG
- the yfaE gene encoding class I ribonucleotide reductase maintenance protein YfaE — protein MTWVMTSKKQFYLHDDESLLDGLLRTGHDINYQCKEGYCGSCRIKRIASSHVIDYPFAPLAMIDEDEILPCCCRVQGVIYINHEPTIE, from the coding sequence ATGACTTGGGTAATGACGAGTAAGAAACAATTTTACTTGCATGATGACGAAAGCTTGCTGGATGGATTGCTACGCACTGGACATGATATCAATTATCAATGTAAAGAAGGCTATTGTGGCAGTTGCCGAATAAAGCGTATCGCCAGCTCACACGTCATTGACTATCCGTTTGCGCCCCTTGCCATGATTGATGAAGACGAGATCCTGCCCTGCTGTTGCCGTGTGCAGGGTGTGATTTATATCAATCACGAGCCTACTATAGAGTAA
- a CDS encoding S1C family serine protease: MSSSRNTSSKASVLKWLPWVLLLVVIAAFIWLFASMKTASEQAWEPPRTTPAEQQASAPVSDTPAAISSYHNAVARASRSVVNIYTTQTMAEHPYMNDPVLRRFFEFHGAPSEEQGNTNLGSGVIVSEDGYIVTNAHVIEKADEITVAFNDGRKSRARIVGTDPDSDLAVIKVDMTGLAPLGFRKEPIRVGDVALAIGNPFGVGQTVTQGIISATGRTGLGVNKFEDFIQTDAAINPGNSGGALVDAYGELIGINTAIYSRSGGSMGIGFAIPTAIVEQVMNAIIKDGKVSRGWLGIEIQSQLRDPTQLETSTGVEVLNVVPKSPAAKSGLRIGDIILTIDGVEMTDANTLIQYVARKAPNTTLNAQILRRGKNAQVKILLEERPAQEPMERPVMILDENVGGIEDPNLQGERQDVPMMSEAERDRMREELLQLFERDGAPL, translated from the coding sequence ATGTCGTCATCTCGGAACACCAGCAGCAAGGCGTCTGTATTAAAATGGTTACCTTGGGTTTTATTGCTAGTCGTGATTGCCGCATTTATTTGGTTGTTTGCGAGTATGAAGACGGCATCAGAGCAGGCATGGGAGCCGCCCAGAACCACGCCTGCTGAGCAGCAAGCGTCAGCACCTGTTTCTGATACACCCGCAGCGATTTCTTCTTATCATAATGCGGTTGCTCGCGCCTCACGATCAGTCGTGAATATCTACACCACGCAAACAATGGCAGAGCATCCTTATATGAATGATCCTGTGTTGCGCCGCTTTTTTGAGTTCCATGGTGCACCGTCAGAAGAGCAGGGCAATACCAATTTAGGCTCTGGGGTGATTGTCTCAGAAGATGGTTATATCGTGACCAATGCCCATGTGATCGAAAAAGCCGATGAAATTACGGTCGCCTTTAATGATGGTCGTAAGAGCCGCGCTAGAATAGTTGGTACAGATCCAGACAGTGATTTGGCAGTGATTAAAGTAGATATGACCGGTTTGGCACCACTTGGTTTTCGTAAAGAACCTATCCGAGTTGGCGATGTCGCATTAGCGATTGGTAATCCGTTCGGTGTCGGTCAAACGGTAACGCAAGGAATTATCTCAGCGACAGGACGTACTGGGCTTGGGGTCAACAAGTTTGAAGACTTTATCCAGACCGATGCAGCGATTAACCCAGGTAATTCGGGCGGCGCACTCGTTGATGCTTATGGTGAATTAATTGGTATTAATACGGCTATTTACTCACGCTCTGGCGGCTCTATGGGTATCGGTTTTGCTATTCCTACCGCCATCGTTGAGCAAGTAATGAACGCCATTATCAAAGATGGTAAGGTGAGCCGTGGTTGGTTGGGGATTGAGATACAATCACAGTTACGTGACCCAACGCAGCTTGAAACCTCGACTGGGGTAGAAGTGCTTAATGTCGTTCCTAAGAGTCCTGCCGCTAAGAGTGGTCTGCGTATCGGCGATATTATTTTGACGATTGACGGCGTTGAGATGACGGATGCCAATACCTTGATTCAGTATGTCGCTCGTAAAGCACCGAATACCACGCTGAATGCGCAAATATTACGCCGTGGCAAAAATGCCCAAGTTAAAATCCTGTTAGAAGAGCGTCCAGCGCAAGAGCCGATGGAACGTCCGGTCATGATTCTTGATGAAAATGTTGGTGGTATAGAAGATCCAAATTTACAAGGTGAGAGACAAGACGTGCCGATGATGTCAGAAGCCGAGCGCGACCGTATGCGTGAAGAGCTGTTGCAGCTGTTTGAAAGAGATGGCGCGCCTTTATAA
- a CDS encoding Nif3-like dinuclear metal center hexameric protein: MTTHNISSVPSNTAITVQALTTFCDDYLSADAFKDYAPNGLQVDGGRPIKRIITGVTACEALIDAAIADNADAIMVHHGYFWKGEPAPITGMKGQRIRKLMQHGISLIGYHLPLDAHPVIGNNAKLADALNMTVIGALYPSESHPVGNIATCTPQNAQSLIAHITQTLGRLPLHISANYSAPNSTSAHIDNNRIIEHVGICTGGAQDMIEQAALMGCDAFISGEISERTTHIARELGIDYFACGHHATERGGIQALGHIVSQAFGIPVTFVDIDNPA; this comes from the coding sequence ATGACCACACACAATATCTCAAGCGTGCCCTCAAATACCGCCATTACCGTTCAAGCGTTGACCACATTCTGTGATGACTATTTATCAGCAGATGCTTTTAAAGATTATGCCCCTAATGGTTTACAAGTAGATGGGGGTCGACCTATCAAGCGCATCATCACTGGTGTAACGGCTTGCGAGGCGTTGATTGATGCGGCTATTGCTGACAATGCAGACGCTATTATGGTGCATCATGGTTATTTTTGGAAAGGCGAACCTGCCCCCATCACTGGTATGAAAGGTCAGCGTATCCGTAAACTTATGCAGCATGGTATCTCTTTGATTGGTTATCATCTGCCGCTCGATGCCCATCCTGTCATTGGTAATAATGCCAAGTTGGCGGACGCATTAAACATGACCGTTATCGGCGCTTTATACCCTAGTGAGTCGCATCCAGTGGGTAATATCGCCACTTGTACCCCGCAGAATGCCCAAAGCCTCATTGCTCACATTACTCAGACGCTAGGACGATTGCCATTGCATATCTCTGCCAATTATAGCGCACCGAATAGTACAAGCGCTCATATCGATAATAACAGAATTATCGAACACGTGGGCATTTGTACGGGCGGCGCACAAGATATGATCGAACAAGCTGCATTGATGGGCTGTGACGCCTTTATCTCTGGCGAAATATCAGAACGTACCACTCATATTGCCCGTGAGCTAGGCATTGATTATTTCGCTTGTGGACATCACGCGACAGAACGCGGCGGTATTCAAGCACTCGGTCACATAGTTTCTCAAGCATTTGGCATACCCGTGACCTTTGTAGATATTGATAACCCTGCTTAA
- a CDS encoding transglycosylase SLT domain-containing protein, with protein MQRITYRVKVSAQGARRRISYLLRPSKRLPNTKSNIVSSVTPTTSSRFSRTKKLAQVSSIALLSLPAESLTTMRAPVPAYDNVMLESTLTIAAVPGDSTYFATDGFQHGFGFDLVRTYADELGVDIDLKAYANEETALKALRSGEVDMALTTASTQLKSKFNLSSINISCGYDASLTKNGLHPKVSWTFNSSNDPLSQKASYFLCDSIKLKNTQKLAAFYNQNLLKDAYSQDHFQKTLTEKLPDYQSSFEEQARNYNHDWELLVAMGYQESHLDANAVSPTGVRGLMMLTNNTAKAMGVSDRVDPYQSIGGGARYLEQMKDDFADVPKTDRIWFALAGYNMGPNAVKSIQRKLRDQGIDDKSWANVYAYLADNKADNSRYGQAMHYVSNIRSYLETIKTQTV; from the coding sequence ATGCAGCGTATTACTTATCGTGTGAAAGTATCTGCGCAAGGGGCTAGACGCCGTATTTCTTATTTACTGCGTCCATCTAAACGCCTACCGAACACTAAAAGTAACATCGTTTCATCCGTTACCCCGACGACATCGAGTCGTTTTTCTAGAACCAAAAAGCTTGCGCAAGTTTCTAGTATCGCCCTTCTCTCTTTACCTGCTGAGAGTCTGACGACGATGCGTGCGCCAGTGCCAGCCTATGATAACGTCATGCTAGAAAGCACGTTAACCATCGCTGCCGTCCCCGGTGACAGCACTTATTTTGCGACTGACGGTTTTCAACATGGCTTTGGTTTTGATTTGGTACGTACTTATGCTGACGAGCTTGGCGTTGATATCGATCTAAAAGCGTATGCCAATGAAGAAACTGCCCTAAAGGCATTGAGATCGGGCGAGGTAGACATGGCATTGACAACAGCCAGTACACAGTTAAAGAGCAAGTTTAACTTATCGTCTATCAACATCAGTTGCGGCTATGACGCCAGCTTAACAAAGAATGGTTTACATCCAAAAGTCAGTTGGACGTTCAATTCATCCAATGACCCATTATCACAAAAAGCCAGTTACTTTTTATGTGACAGCATTAAGCTGAAAAACACACAAAAACTTGCTGCCTTTTACAATCAAAACTTGCTGAAAGACGCCTATAGCCAAGATCATTTCCAAAAAACGTTGACCGAAAAACTGCCTGATTATCAATCGTCTTTTGAAGAGCAAGCACGCAATTATAATCATGATTGGGAATTATTGGTGGCCATGGGTTATCAAGAATCACACCTTGATGCCAATGCTGTATCGCCAACGGGTGTGCGTGGTCTCATGATGTTGACCAATAATACAGCCAAAGCAATGGGCGTCTCAGATCGCGTCGATCCCTACCAAAGTATCGGCGGCGGCGCGCGTTATTTAGAGCAAATGAAAGATGACTTTGCTGATGTGCCAAAGACAGATCGTATTTGGTTTGCGCTGGCCGGCTACAACATGGGACCAAATGCAGTAAAGAGTATTCAGCGTAAACTGCGAGATCAAGGTATTGATGATAAAAGCTGGGCGAACGTTTATGCGTACTTAGCTGACAATAAAGCTGACAATAGTCGTTATGGTCAAGCAATGCATTATGTTAGCAATATTAGAAGTTATCTTGAAACCATCAAAACTCAAACTGTCTAG
- a CDS encoding LysM peptidoglycan-binding domain-containing protein produces the protein MSTVLSKSRSFIALPLTLAVSTLLISACSNTSAVKKGATNSSSVITKRPATKAPAASSSTDYSTAYLDADSLDELADLLEATDMTMVEGNKLAIQQYGDLWSRLRAGYRMNGGQPTYNQRIEGQKSWFTSRQDYLNRLTARASRYIYHTVREAERRNIPTELALLPVIESSYDPSGTSSAAAAGLWQFIPSTGRIYGLNQSSTYDGRRDVIESTRAAYDFLTALHNQFGSWELALAAYNAGPGRVQKAIDANRAQGLPTDYWSLRLPTETMNYVPRFLAVAEIVAKPEQYGVYLPAIANRQHFRSVPVNYGVSLAEVAQMTGVSYDELERLNTALTSGRVDSSGPQRIIIPNDVSLNTDAKLSSLRGNGTGNILASSNTSTPSSTTTTPSYNNKPYTGSSLPSTGSALADYAASASVPQQTTSYISPSATPTSSSVYSNNASVRTEPPLSTAETNKINAELKSSNSLPTTSAQITQNNTIVQEPPLSKEERDFIANQIRSNTPETNVINADGNINLSAVQTQQSILEASGEEKKLSFAKTSVSKPKPQGARTTYTVKRGDTLSNIASRAGVSWRDIAEWNQIDASSKLLSGSTLYLYNAKTIEPLSTANNTAASQPESYVVQSGDTLIGTANRFGLSVTQLATYNNLSSRADLLRGQKLWLIPGKVTAPVTTPAAPSTKPSKSSTATKNYKVKAGDGLIALARQFNVSTDTLASLNNMSTTSSLYVGQTLKVPASVDFDVANTSSASSRNSSSSSVATTNYKVKSGDTLIGIANSVGISPAELAAVNSNFDAKARLQRGQTIKVPVSKGVVDRQLNDKTVSYKVKSGDTLTGVAQRYNIGLSDLATANNLKANSNLILGRTITIPASGSVVATSSSNNQSSSSASSTAATSTASSGKKLGNTESYKVKSGDGLIALARQFGVSIDDLAATNDLATNAQLQRGQTLKVPKLTVSYTVGSGDSLIGLARKYGVSTQELAEMNNIAADTMLQRGQRLTVPNR, from the coding sequence ATGTCTACTGTGCTATCAAAATCTCGCTCATTTATTGCGTTGCCATTGACGCTTGCGGTATCAACTCTACTTATCAGTGCTTGTAGCAATACGTCAGCGGTAAAAAAGGGTGCGACCAATAGCTCATCTGTTATTACTAAACGCCCAGCTACTAAAGCGCCTGCAGCAAGCAGCAGTACGGACTATTCAACGGCATATTTAGATGCAGATAGTTTGGATGAGTTAGCCGATTTACTCGAAGCCACTGACATGACTATGGTGGAAGGCAACAAACTTGCTATTCAGCAGTATGGTGATTTATGGAGTCGCTTACGTGCTGGCTATCGTATGAATGGCGGTCAGCCGACTTATAATCAGCGTATTGAAGGGCAAAAAAGCTGGTTTACCAGTCGACAAGACTATTTAAATCGTTTAACTGCACGTGCCAGTCGCTATATCTATCACACCGTACGAGAAGCTGAGCGTCGTAATATCCCGACAGAGCTTGCTTTGTTACCTGTCATTGAGAGCTCTTACGATCCAAGTGGTACCAGTAGTGCGGCAGCAGCAGGCTTATGGCAGTTCATTCCAAGTACGGGTCGTATTTATGGTTTGAATCAAAGCAGTACCTATGATGGTCGCCGTGATGTCATCGAATCAACTCGCGCCGCTTATGACTTCTTGACCGCACTACATAACCAGTTTGGCAGTTGGGAGTTAGCATTGGCCGCTTATAATGCGGGTCCTGGTCGCGTGCAAAAGGCCATTGATGCTAATAGAGCTCAGGGTTTACCGACAGATTATTGGTCTCTGAGATTGCCTACTGAAACGATGAACTACGTGCCGCGTTTCTTGGCGGTAGCGGAAATTGTTGCCAAGCCTGAGCAATATGGTGTCTACTTGCCTGCTATTGCCAACCGTCAGCATTTCCGTAGTGTGCCAGTGAATTATGGCGTGAGCTTAGCTGAAGTCGCACAAATGACAGGCGTTAGTTACGACGAATTAGAAAGGTTAAATACGGCCTTAACGTCAGGGCGTGTAGACTCTTCTGGTCCCCAGCGTATTATTATTCCTAATGATGTGAGTCTTAATACCGATGCTAAATTGAGCTCATTGAGAGGCAATGGTACGGGCAATATACTGGCATCGAGTAATACAAGCACACCAAGTAGCACGACCACGACGCCGAGCTATAATAACAAGCCCTATACTGGCTCTTCATTACCATCGACAGGTAGCGCCTTGGCTGATTATGCTGCAAGCGCTAGTGTGCCGCAGCAAACGACCAGTTATATATCACCGTCAGCCACACCTACTAGCAGCTCTGTTTACAGTAATAATGCCTCGGTGCGTACTGAGCCACCATTGAGCACGGCAGAAACCAACAAGATCAATGCTGAGCTAAAAAGCAGCAACAGTTTACCGACCACCTCTGCTCAAATTACACAGAATAATACGATTGTTCAAGAACCACCACTGAGCAAAGAAGAGCGTGATTTTATTGCCAATCAAATTCGCAGTAACACGCCTGAAACCAATGTGATCAATGCTGATGGTAATATTAATTTATCCGCCGTACAGACGCAGCAGTCTATTCTAGAAGCCAGTGGCGAAGAGAAAAAGCTTAGCTTTGCAAAAACATCAGTAAGCAAGCCAAAACCCCAAGGTGCACGTACCACTTATACCGTCAAGCGTGGTGATACCTTGTCTAATATCGCCAGCCGTGCGGGTGTCAGTTGGCGCGATATCGCTGAATGGAATCAAATAGATGCCAGCTCTAAGCTGCTATCAGGCAGTACCTTATACTTATACAATGCAAAAACTATCGAACCGTTGAGCACAGCTAACAATACCGCGGCAAGCCAACCAGAGAGCTATGTAGTACAAAGTGGCGATACGCTGATTGGTACTGCTAACCGCTTTGGTCTATCGGTAACTCAGTTGGCAACCTACAATAATTTGAGTAGTAGAGCGGATCTACTACGTGGTCAAAAGCTATGGCTGATACCAGGTAAAGTGACTGCGCCAGTGACCACACCTGCCGCTCCCTCGACCAAGCCAAGTAAATCAAGCACGGCTACTAAGAACTATAAAGTAAAAGCGGGCGATGGCTTGATTGCTCTCGCGCGTCAGTTCAATGTATCAACTGATACACTGGCCAGCCTCAATAATATGAGCACTACAAGCTCACTATATGTTGGTCAAACGCTAAAAGTACCTGCAAGTGTCGATTTCGATGTAGCAAACACCTCAAGCGCTAGTAGCCGTAACAGCAGCTCAAGTTCGGTGGCAACCACCAACTATAAAGTAAAATCTGGCGATACTTTGATCGGCATTGCCAATAGCGTGGGTATCAGTCCAGCTGAGCTGGCGGCGGTGAATAGCAACTTTGATGCAAAAGCACGCTTACAACGTGGTCAAACCATCAAAGTACCCGTGTCTAAAGGAGTGGTTGATCGTCAGCTAAATGATAAAACTGTCAGTTATAAAGTAAAATCAGGCGATACGTTAACAGGCGTGGCGCAACGTTATAATATCGGTCTTAGTGACTTGGCAACAGCGAACAACCTGAAAGCCAACTCTAATTTGATACTCGGTCGTACGATTACGATTCCTGCCAGTGGCAGCGTTGTAGCGACCTCTAGTAGCAATAACCAAAGCAGTAGTTCGGCTAGTAGCACTGCCGCGACTAGCACAGCGAGCAGTGGCAAAAAATTGGGCAACACCGAGAGCTATAAAGTTAAATCCGGTGATGGCTTGATTGCTTTGGCACGTCAATTTGGTGTTTCGATAGACGATTTGGCTGCCACCAACGATCTCGCGACCAATGCCCAATTACAGCGTGGACAAACGCTTAAAGTACCAAAGCTCACAGTGAGCTACACCGTTGGGTCAGGAGACAGTTTGATTGGCTTAGCACGTAAATATGGCGTCTCTACGCAAGAATTGGCTGAAATGAATAATATCGCGGCGGATACGATGTTACAGCGCGGTCAGCGCCTGACCGTACCTAATCGTTAA